Proteins co-encoded in one Candidatus Omnitrophota bacterium genomic window:
- the tadA gene encoding Flp pilus assembly complex ATPase component TadA — MTKIDLVFYDIFHNTGRLNKDALSRFVKEAEDTRQPLFYVLLKNNLISEQEAMNIISERLKTPQLDLKAITVDKAVIERVPFKIAYYYKFFPVKIVDRLISIAVAYPPDIKIQDEIRTQLGMDIEMVISSADDILDSLNKYYGLASETVGKMSKGQIQEASAADQGQPEERLEDIEKLAEDASVIKLVNQLILEAFKKRATDIHIEPYRDSVSVRYRIDGILYDTNVPAGIHGFISAIISRIKIMSNLNIVERRLPQDGRAVVKVADQILDLRISTIPTPFGESVVLRILPVKMLFNLEKLGLAKRDLKIFEETILKPHGIIMVTGPTGSGKTTTLYACLTRINTNDRKIITIEDPIEYEMSGITQIQVQPGIGLDFSRGLRSILRHDPDVIMVGEVRDLETAEIAIRVALTGHLVFSTLHTNDAASGITRLIDIGLEPYLVASSVEAFIAQRLIRLICPACKYEDTAAPKELKEIIAFETGKKVSDIKIFRGKGCANCNFTGFLGRTAIYEMLLIDNMMKELILKKSSASQIKKAAIARGMRTLRQDGWQKILAGLTTPEEVMKATAAEEREDEGINTGGIAVGLDEEKPLEEVVINKRIYHRLKSKVDIHYKVFNTKDEHGKRVPVPEVNSVTRDISAGGLVFFAEQSFPAGVVLELKIDLPETDEPINCLARVIRVDELEENRKYDVAVCFLDLTGAQRRSLDKYVGNSIANE; from the coding sequence GTGACTAAGATCGACCTGGTCTTCTACGACATTTTTCATAACACCGGCAGGTTGAATAAAGATGCCCTCAGCCGGTTCGTAAAAGAGGCGGAGGATACCCGTCAGCCTTTGTTCTATGTCCTGCTTAAGAATAATCTTATTTCCGAGCAGGAGGCGATGAACATCATCTCCGAAAGGCTGAAGACCCCGCAACTTGACCTTAAGGCGATAACCGTGGATAAGGCGGTGATCGAGCGCGTGCCTTTCAAGATCGCCTATTATTACAAATTCTTCCCGGTGAAGATCGTTGACCGGTTGATCTCTATCGCCGTAGCCTATCCCCCGGATATAAAGATCCAGGATGAGATCCGGACCCAGTTGGGCATGGATATTGAAATGGTGATCTCCAGCGCTGATGATATCCTGGACAGCCTGAACAAGTATTACGGCCTGGCTTCGGAGACCGTGGGAAAGATGTCCAAGGGGCAGATCCAGGAAGCGTCAGCCGCGGATCAGGGCCAGCCGGAGGAAAGATTGGAGGATATCGAGAAGCTGGCGGAGGATGCCTCGGTAATAAAACTGGTGAACCAGCTGATCCTGGAGGCGTTCAAGAAACGCGCCACAGATATCCATATCGAGCCGTACCGCGACAGCGTGAGCGTGCGTTACCGCATAGACGGCATACTTTACGACACCAATGTCCCCGCCGGTATCCACGGTTTTATCTCCGCCATAATCTCGCGTATCAAGATTATGTCCAATCTGAATATCGTCGAGCGCCGGCTTCCGCAGGACGGAAGGGCGGTAGTCAAGGTAGCTGACCAGATATTGGACCTGAGGATCTCGACCATACCTACGCCTTTCGGCGAAAGCGTGGTGCTCCGTATCCTGCCGGTGAAGATGCTTTTTAACCTGGAAAAACTGGGTCTGGCCAAGCGGGACCTTAAGATCTTCGAAGAGACTATTTTAAAACCGCACGGGATAATTATGGTAACCGGGCCAACGGGAAGCGGAAAAACCACTACGTTGTACGCCTGTTTGACCAGGATCAATACCAACGACCGCAAGATCATCACCATCGAGGACCCGATCGAATACGAGATGTCCGGGATAACCCAGATACAGGTGCAGCCGGGGATCGGGCTGGATTTCTCAAGGGGGCTGCGCAGCATACTGCGGCATGACCCGGATGTGATCATGGTCGGCGAGGTGCGCGACCTGGAGACCGCGGAGATCGCTATCCGTGTAGCTTTGACCGGCCACCTTGTTTTTTCCACTTTGCATACCAATGACGCAGCCAGCGGGATCACCCGTCTTATAGATATAGGCCTTGAGCCTTATCTGGTGGCGTCCAGCGTCGAGGCGTTTATCGCTCAGCGACTGATCAGGCTTATATGCCCGGCTTGTAAATATGAGGATACCGCTGCGCCGAAGGAATTAAAAGAGATAATCGCTTTTGAAACCGGCAAGAAAGTTTCCGATATCAAGATCTTTCGCGGTAAAGGCTGCGCTAACTGCAATTTTACCGGTTTTCTGGGCAGGACCGCTATATATGAAATGCTGCTGATAGATAATATGATGAAAGAGCTGATCCTTAAAAAAAGCTCGGCCAGCCAGATCAAGAAAGCGGCTATAGCCAGAGGCATGCGGACCCTGCGACAGGATGGCTGGCAGAAGATCCTTGCCGGACTGACCACACCGGAAGAGGTGATGAAAGCCACTGCCGCCGAGGAGCGCGAAGATGAGGGCATAAATACAGGAGGGATCGCTGTGGGACTGGATGAGGAAAAACCCCTGGAAGAGGTGGTGATCAACAAGAGGATTTACCACCGGTTAAAGAGCAAGGTCGATATACATTACAAGGTCTTTAATACTAAGGATGAACACGGAAAACGAGTGCCGGTCCCGGAGGTGAATTCGGTCACCCGGGATATTTCGGCCGGCGGCCTGGTCTTTTTCGCCGAACAGTCGTTTCCCGCGGGGGTGGTCCTGGAGTTAAAGATCGACCTGCCTGAAACGGACGAACCGATAAATTGCTTAGCCCGCGTGATCCGGGTGGATGAGCTGGAAGAGAACAGGAAATATGATGTTGCGGTATGCTTCCTGGACCTGACCGGAGCCCAGCGCCGCAGCCTGGATAAATACGTGGGTAATTCAATTGCCAACGA